A stretch of Paenibacillus mucilaginosus 3016 DNA encodes these proteins:
- a CDS encoding alpha-L-fucosidase, whose product MTYDVQPTTGDSEWFTQDRFGLFIHWGLYSLGARHEWLQSREKSSTEAYGAKYFKRFDPDLYDPELWAQLAQDAGMTYFVATTKHHEGFCLWDSELTGFKAPNTPAGRDVLRPMVDAFRGRGMKVGFYYSLLDWNHPHYTVDPKHPLRENAAFIEESGRRDFSLYRDYLYGQTEELLTRFGKIDLLFYDFSFPGEGGLAGKGKDDWGSEALVRRIRELQPQILLNDRLQVGGDITTPEQYIPKAWVNVNGRKVVWETCHTFSGSWGYHREESSWKSVEMLVKMLIDVVSKGGNLLLNVGPTGRGEFDERAVDRLKGIGTWMRRHSRAIYGCTQAPESFPCPPDCRLTYNPQTNRMYLHVYSWPFRNIHLPGFAGKVEYAQLLHDASEIRMKEGFVASGIEEGAFREGRDETTLTLSIPVKQPDVTVPVIELFLK is encoded by the coding sequence ATGACGTATGATGTTCAGCCGACGACCGGGGACAGCGAATGGTTTACGCAGGACCGGTTCGGTCTTTTTATCCATTGGGGATTGTATTCGCTCGGGGCGCGGCACGAATGGCTGCAGTCGAGGGAGAAGTCAAGTACGGAGGCGTACGGGGCCAAATATTTCAAACGGTTCGATCCCGATCTCTATGATCCCGAGCTCTGGGCGCAGCTGGCGCAGGACGCGGGCATGACCTACTTCGTCGCGACCACGAAGCACCACGAGGGCTTCTGCCTGTGGGACAGCGAGCTGACCGGCTTCAAGGCGCCGAATACGCCGGCCGGCCGGGATGTGCTGCGTCCGATGGTGGACGCCTTCCGGGGACGGGGAATGAAGGTAGGCTTTTACTACTCGCTGCTCGACTGGAATCACCCTCATTATACGGTCGATCCGAAGCACCCGCTGCGGGAGAACGCCGCGTTCATCGAAGAGAGCGGCAGACGGGACTTCTCCCTGTACCGGGACTACCTGTACGGCCAGACGGAAGAGCTGCTGACCCGCTTCGGGAAGATCGACCTGCTCTTCTACGACTTCTCCTTCCCGGGAGAGGGCGGGCTGGCCGGCAAAGGGAAGGACGACTGGGGCAGCGAAGCCCTCGTCCGCCGCATCCGCGAACTGCAGCCGCAGATTCTGCTGAACGACCGCCTGCAGGTGGGGGGCGACATTACGACGCCGGAGCAGTACATACCGAAGGCCTGGGTGAACGTGAACGGGAGGAAGGTCGTCTGGGAGACGTGCCATACGTTCAGCGGCTCCTGGGGCTACCACCGCGAGGAGTCCTCGTGGAAGAGCGTCGAGATGCTCGTCAAGATGCTGATCGACGTCGTCTCCAAGGGTGGCAATCTGCTGCTGAACGTGGGGCCGACCGGGCGCGGGGAGTTCGACGAGCGGGCGGTCGACCGCCTGAAGGGCATCGGGACATGGATGCGGCGGCACAGCCGGGCCATCTACGGGTGCACCCAGGCGCCCGAGTCGTTCCCGTGCCCTCCGGACTGCCGCTTGACGTACAATCCGCAGACGAACCGGATGTACCTGCACGTGTACAGCTGGCCGTTCCGCAACATCCATCTGCCGGGCTTCGCAGGCAAAGTGGAGTATGCGCAGTTGCTGCATGACGCTTCGGAGATCCGCATGAAGGAAGGCTTCGTTGCCAGCGGCATCGAAGAAGGCGCCTTCCGTGAAGGGCGGGATGAGACGACGCTGACGCTGTCCATTCCCGTGAAGCAGCCGGATGTGACCGTTCCGGTGATTGAGCTGTTTTTAAAATGA
- a CDS encoding glycoside hydrolase family 78 protein — protein sequence MRIFGLRTEYAENPLGLDTPAPRLSWLLESGRHNDVQSAYQVLVASRPGLLREGTADLWDSGRVDTDQSAHVIYGGRPLESKQHYYWKVRVWDGEGEASGWSSSAYWSTGFLNGEPWQAGWIGRKLPGTEDASAHTLPPVPYLRKAFRVQGPVRRAMVYATALGAYELHLNGERVGSDYLAPGWTDYHTRVQYQTYDVTGHLSEGEAVIGALLGTGWYAGHVGMFGAHRYGNTPYLLLELHIELADGTRQIVASDGTWKVFAGPILYSDLLKGEAYDARLEPEGWKRPGYDDGGWDTPAVLECYTGILTAQVDPPVRVMGELLPVSMKKTERGTYLYDMGQNMVGWVRLQLEETREGQEVIVGCAEMLNEDGSLYTTNLREAVQEERYLLREGGPCVLEPHFTFHGFRYVEVTGLTAAPTLHTVVGRVVHSGVTDTGSLETSDPRLNKLLSNIRWGQRGNFLSVPTDCPQRDERLGWTGDAQIFARTASYQMDVARFFHKYMLDVIDARLPSGAFPDVAPDAGWEAFKHASEVLNWHAPDNGGWGDAGVIIPWTVYQMYGDQRILEACYPAMKTWVDYLERHSPGLIRPGYSNYGDWLSIGADTPKDVLDTAYFAYSTALTAKTAGVLGLEDEQTQYYGLFQRIREAFRAAFVSEDGRIKGETQTVYAVAIQMNLLEGELRRKAADHLAANVQAHGSRLTTGFLGVGYLLPALSESGHEDTAYALLTQEAFPSWLYSVKHGATTIWERWDAWTETGGFQNPGMNSFNHYSLGSVGEWMYANLLGLRPRESHPGFKQFDIRPRPGGGLTYAKGEFKSVYGTIRIGWKLERSLFTLQVEIPANTAADVYVPGFVLPDESAEGDFARLIASGAEGTVYRAGSGSYTFVSRLRAADCEIPAEGTAADPAGEEIGA from the coding sequence ATGAGAATCTTCGGGCTTCGTACGGAATATGCCGAGAACCCGCTCGGTCTTGATACCCCAGCCCCCCGCCTCAGCTGGCTGCTGGAATCCGGGCGGCATAACGATGTGCAGTCGGCTTACCAGGTGCTGGTCGCAAGCCGGCCGGGCCTGCTGCGCGAGGGAACGGCCGATCTGTGGGACAGCGGCCGGGTGGACACAGACCAATCCGCACATGTCATCTACGGGGGAAGACCTCTTGAATCGAAACAGCATTATTATTGGAAGGTTCGCGTATGGGACGGGGAAGGGGAGGCTTCCGGCTGGAGCTCCAGCGCCTATTGGTCCACCGGCTTCCTGAACGGGGAGCCTTGGCAGGCCGGCTGGATCGGGAGGAAGCTGCCCGGGACGGAAGACGCCTCGGCACACACGCTTCCGCCTGTACCTTACCTGCGCAAGGCGTTCCGGGTGCAGGGGCCGGTCCGCCGTGCGATGGTGTATGCCACAGCGCTCGGCGCGTATGAGCTCCACCTCAATGGAGAGCGGGTTGGAAGCGATTACCTGGCGCCCGGCTGGACGGATTATCATACCCGCGTCCAATACCAGACGTACGATGTCACGGGGCACCTCTCCGAAGGAGAGGCCGTAATCGGCGCGCTGCTCGGCACCGGCTGGTACGCCGGCCATGTCGGGATGTTCGGGGCCCACCGGTACGGGAACACGCCTTATCTGCTCCTGGAGCTGCATATCGAGCTGGCGGACGGCACGCGTCAGATAGTGGCATCCGACGGGACTTGGAAGGTCTTCGCAGGCCCGATCCTGTATTCGGATCTGCTCAAGGGAGAGGCCTATGATGCGCGGCTGGAGCCCGAGGGCTGGAAGCGGCCCGGGTACGATGACGGAGGTTGGGATACCCCCGCCGTGCTGGAGTGTTATACGGGCATTCTGACCGCGCAGGTCGATCCCCCGGTCCGGGTCATGGGCGAGCTGCTGCCTGTCAGCATGAAAAAGACCGAGAGAGGCACCTACTTGTACGACATGGGCCAGAACATGGTCGGCTGGGTACGGCTGCAGCTGGAAGAGACCCGGGAAGGGCAGGAAGTGATCGTAGGCTGTGCCGAAATGCTCAATGAAGACGGGTCGCTGTACACGACCAATCTCCGGGAGGCGGTGCAGGAAGAGCGGTACCTGCTGCGGGAAGGCGGGCCGTGTGTGCTTGAGCCCCATTTTACATTCCACGGCTTCCGGTATGTCGAGGTGACAGGCCTGACGGCCGCCCCTACGCTTCACACGGTTGTCGGCAGGGTGGTGCATTCGGGGGTGACGGACACAGGCAGCCTGGAGACGTCCGATCCGAGACTCAACAAGCTGCTGAGCAACATCCGCTGGGGCCAGCGGGGAAACTTCCTCAGTGTGCCGACAGACTGCCCGCAGCGCGACGAGCGGCTCGGCTGGACGGGCGATGCCCAGATCTTCGCCCGCACCGCAAGCTACCAGATGGATGTGGCGCGTTTCTTCCATAAATACATGCTCGATGTCATCGATGCGCGCCTGCCCTCCGGAGCCTTCCCCGACGTCGCGCCGGATGCCGGGTGGGAAGCGTTCAAGCATGCGAGCGAGGTGCTGAACTGGCATGCGCCGGACAACGGCGGCTGGGGAGACGCGGGAGTCATCATTCCCTGGACCGTCTACCAAATGTACGGGGACCAGCGGATTCTCGAAGCTTGCTATCCGGCCATGAAGACGTGGGTGGATTATTTGGAGCGGCATTCGCCGGGTCTGATCCGCCCCGGATATTCGAATTACGGCGACTGGCTGTCCATCGGCGCGGATACGCCGAAGGATGTGCTCGATACGGCTTATTTCGCCTACAGCACGGCCCTGACGGCCAAGACCGCCGGGGTGCTGGGCCTGGAGGATGAGCAAACGCAGTACTACGGCCTGTTCCAGCGCATCCGGGAGGCGTTCCGTGCTGCCTTTGTCAGCGAAGACGGCCGGATCAAAGGGGAGACCCAAACGGTCTATGCGGTAGCTATTCAGATGAACCTGCTGGAGGGAGAGCTGCGCCGGAAAGCGGCGGATCATCTGGCCGCTAATGTCCAGGCACACGGCAGCCGCCTGACGACCGGCTTCCTTGGCGTCGGGTACCTGCTTCCCGCCCTGTCGGAGAGCGGGCACGAGGATACCGCCTATGCGCTGCTTACGCAGGAAGCGTTCCCTTCGTGGCTCTACTCCGTCAAGCACGGCGCGACGACGATCTGGGAGCGCTGGGACGCCTGGACGGAGACCGGGGGCTTCCAGAACCCGGGCATGAATTCCTTCAACCACTATTCGCTCGGCTCGGTCGGGGAATGGATGTACGCGAACCTTCTGGGACTGCGTCCTCGCGAGTCGCATCCGGGCTTCAAGCAGTTCGACATCCGGCCGCGTCCAGGCGGCGGGCTCACCTACGCCAAGGGCGAGTTCAAGTCGGTCTACGGCACGATCCGGATCGGTTGGAAGCTGGAGCGGTCCCTGTTTACCCTGCAGGTGGAGATTCCCGCCAACACGGCAGCCGACGTATACGTGCCGGGCTTCGTTCTGCCGGACGAAAGCGCGGAAGGGGACTTCGCCCGTCTGATCGCTTCCGGAGCGGAGGGCACCGTCTATCGGGCGGGCTCGGGCAGCTACACGTTCGTGTCGCGGCTCCGAGCTGCGGATTGCGAAATTCCCGCAGAGGGGACAGCAGCCGATCCCGCAGGCGAAGAGATCGGAGCGTGA
- a CDS encoding SGNH/GDSL hydrolase family protein, translating to MPFQSKDRIVFIGDSITDKGRKKDPLKLGTGYVRLLRDYLIAAYPHLSLRIINEGVSGNRVTDLEKRWTLDVLDHRPQWVSISIGINDVWRQLDSPDMEQVYPQRYEEVYARLLEQVREIPGCRPILMEPTVIKEYPESTGNKLLQPYVEAVHRLADRYDAILVPTHKAFLDYLRCDTGHDLTTDGVHMNPLGDMLMASTWLKAVTGASGRL from the coding sequence ATGCCTTTTCAATCCAAGGACCGCATCGTATTCATCGGTGACAGCATCACCGACAAGGGAAGAAAGAAAGATCCGCTGAAGCTCGGCACCGGCTACGTCCGGCTGCTCCGCGATTACCTGATCGCCGCCTATCCGCACCTGTCACTTAGGATCATCAACGAAGGCGTATCCGGCAACCGGGTGACCGATCTCGAGAAGCGTTGGACGCTGGATGTGCTCGACCACCGGCCCCAGTGGGTGTCGATCTCCATCGGCATCAATGACGTATGGCGGCAGCTCGATTCGCCCGATATGGAGCAGGTGTACCCGCAGCGGTACGAGGAGGTCTACGCCCGGCTGCTCGAGCAGGTGAGGGAGATTCCGGGCTGCCGCCCGATCCTCATGGAGCCGACGGTGATCAAGGAATACCCGGAGTCGACAGGCAACAAGCTGCTGCAGCCTTATGTGGAGGCCGTGCACCGGCTGGCGGACCGCTACGATGCTATTCTCGTACCGACCCACAAGGCGTTCCTCGACTATCTCCGCTGCGACACCGGGCATGACCTCACCACCGACGGCGTCCACATGAACCCGCTCGGCGACATGCTCATGGCCTCCACCTGGCTGAAGGCGGTTACCGGTGCGAGCGGCCGCCTATAA
- the dapA gene encoding 4-hydroxy-tetrahydrodipicolinate synthase yields the protein MTWKPAGIIPALITPFDSSQQLDEAALRRLVRRLAASGVHGLFGLGTNGEFFSLTESEKLRAAEIMMEEAGGLPVYIGAGCAATHETIRLARQLERLGADALTVITPYFLSFTQQELIGHFRAVAAATSLPILLYNIPARTGNALAPKTVGELSRIPNIVGIKDSSGSYDTILQYLEHAGPEFAVLAGTDSLILSTLMAGGQGAVAATANVFPETVRSIYELWQQGRLAEAEQQQRKLRALRSAFALGTLPSVLKEAMNRIGLPAGLPRLPVQPLGPDARAELYAVMDRYLAEGMQPQAGA from the coding sequence ATGACTTGGAAGCCTGCCGGGATCATCCCGGCCCTGATTACCCCGTTTGATTCCAGCCAGCAGCTTGATGAAGCCGCACTCCGCCGGCTGGTCCGGCGTCTTGCCGCCTCGGGGGTGCACGGACTGTTCGGACTTGGCACGAACGGCGAATTTTTCTCCCTGACCGAAAGCGAGAAGCTCCGAGCGGCCGAGATCATGATGGAAGAGGCCGGAGGTCTTCCGGTCTATATCGGTGCAGGCTGTGCCGCCACCCACGAAACGATCCGGCTGGCCCGGCAGCTGGAGCGCCTCGGCGCCGATGCCCTGACGGTAATCACTCCTTACTTCCTGTCGTTCACCCAGCAGGAGCTCATCGGGCATTTTCGCGCGGTTGCGGCGGCTACGAGCCTGCCGATCCTCCTCTACAATATCCCAGCCCGGACGGGCAATGCGCTTGCCCCGAAGACGGTAGGGGAGCTGAGCCGCATCCCGAATATCGTGGGGATCAAAGACAGCAGCGGAAGCTACGATACCATCCTGCAATATCTGGAGCATGCCGGGCCGGAGTTTGCCGTCCTGGCCGGTACGGATTCGCTTATCCTGTCCACGTTGATGGCCGGCGGCCAGGGGGCGGTGGCGGCGACGGCCAACGTGTTCCCGGAGACTGTGCGTTCGATCTACGAGCTGTGGCAGCAGGGAAGACTGGCGGAAGCGGAGCAGCAGCAGCGGAAGCTGCGTGCCCTGCGGAGCGCCTTCGCGCTCGGGACGCTGCCGTCGGTGCTGAAGGAAGCGATGAACCGGATCGGGCTGCCGGCCGGCCTGCCGCGTCTGCCGGTGCAGCCGCTGGGACCGGATGCCCGGGCCGAGCTGTACGCCGTCATGGACCGCTATCTGGCTGAGGGAATGCAGCCGCAGGCAGGAGCATGA
- a CDS encoding iron-containing alcohol dehydrogenase, with translation MTTAKEPALYGFRTAGSILAGRHALEQLPQRLHELGRFRRAAIVAQPSILRQGTVDRMMAKLREEGITSFCTTEVQQEPTVENIREVTDKISAERPDLIIGIGGGSVLDAAKLISVLLTDPVDLHTLIGIDRVARPGLPAVLIPTTSGTGSEVTPNAIVTVPEQELKVGIISRHLLPALVILDPVLTLSLPPQITAATGMDAFTHAFESLISNKANPLSDMFAMESIRLISRNLLSAYHDGGDLEARESMLLGSMYGGMALTAAGTAAVHALAYPLGGKFGIPHGVANSMLLPHVTAYNRDAIGGRLVLAAQAMGLAGPNLTEEEAGDRVILTLREWTRQLGIPQDLRAYGVSDGDVDALTAAALQVTRLLANNPKAVDAEAVSALYRKLLP, from the coding sequence ATGACGACAGCAAAAGAACCGGCCTTGTACGGCTTCCGGACCGCCGGCAGCATCCTGGCCGGCCGCCATGCGCTGGAGCAGCTTCCGCAGCGGCTTCACGAGCTGGGGCGCTTCCGCCGGGCGGCCATTGTCGCCCAGCCGTCGATCCTGAGGCAGGGGACGGTCGACCGCATGATGGCAAAGCTCAGGGAGGAGGGGATCACCTCCTTTTGTACGACGGAAGTGCAGCAGGAACCCACCGTAGAGAATATCCGTGAAGTGACGGATAAGATTTCGGCCGAGCGGCCGGATCTCATCATCGGCATCGGGGGAGGCAGCGTGCTCGACGCCGCCAAGCTGATCTCCGTGCTCCTCACCGATCCGGTGGATCTCCACACGCTGATCGGCATCGATCGGGTAGCCCGGCCGGGGCTGCCCGCCGTGCTCATCCCGACAACGTCAGGGACCGGATCGGAAGTGACGCCCAATGCCATCGTCACCGTGCCGGAGCAGGAGCTCAAGGTCGGGATCATCTCCCGGCACCTGCTGCCGGCGCTCGTCATCCTCGACCCGGTGCTGACCCTGTCGCTGCCGCCGCAGATCACCGCGGCTACGGGAATGGATGCGTTCACGCACGCTTTCGAATCGCTCATCTCGAACAAAGCGAACCCGCTCAGCGACATGTTCGCCATGGAATCAATCCGCCTGATCTCCCGAAACCTGCTGAGTGCTTACCATGACGGCGGGGATCTTGAAGCCCGGGAGAGCATGCTACTCGGCTCGATGTACGGCGGGATGGCCCTGACGGCCGCCGGGACGGCGGCCGTCCATGCGCTGGCCTACCCGCTTGGCGGCAAGTTCGGCATCCCGCACGGGGTGGCGAACTCGATGCTGCTGCCGCATGTAACGGCCTATAACCGGGATGCGATAGGGGGCCGATTGGTCCTGGCGGCGCAGGCGATGGGGCTAGCGGGACCGAACCTGACGGAGGAGGAGGCCGGAGACCGGGTGATTCTCACCCTCCGGGAGTGGACCCGGCAGCTCGGCATCCCGCAGGATCTGCGAGCTTATGGAGTAAGTGACGGGGATGTGGACGCGCTGACCGCGGCCGCTCTTCAAGTGACAAGACTGCTCGCCAACAATCCCAAAGCGGTGGACGCCGAAGCGGTGTCGGCGCTGTACCGCAAGCTTCTGCCCTAG
- a CDS encoding family 78 glycoside hydrolase catalytic domain → MRIDRMYVESSEEPLGIDVPSPAFRWSFAGDAGRGLLQAACRIVVALSEQEAGSGTGTVWDSGFKDTRNCAQLPYEGPPLLSRTRYYWRVEVRMAAGEPLCSRVSWFETGLLHEQDWLASWMEAPASGEQAEDGAAPGALPLFRTEFRLALPVKSARVYVCGLGHYELRLNGRKVGDRVLEPGWTNYHRTCLYSVYDVTQYLQEGANAAGVLLGNGFYHVAGGRYTKYKGSFGTPKCLVQLEAELSDGSRVTLASGEGWRTAPGPLTFSCIYGGEDYDARLERPGWDRPGYAEDGGWTPALRAAAPAGKLKAQGSPPLLVRRVYHPAGYTHPRPGVYVADLGQNFAGWVRIRVRGAAGTRITLSPGELLKEDGTVSQKWTGSPYRFHYTLRGDDEEIWSPRFSYYGFRYVQVEGAVPAGVAEFYSTLGDAGLLGLEGCMIDPDMERTGSFECSDDLLNRTHEIINMAILSNAKSIFTDCPHREKLGWLEQVHLMGPSAAYNHDIERLLVKTMEDIRDAQLPGGMVPTTAPEYVVFPEPWEVFRDSVSWGAAYVLTGWNLLTLYGSRRLLEEHYGGMKAYVDYVTGRSKGYLVDYGLGDWYDVGPNGPGFTQNTPVALTETAMYYHMTEVFAGIAQLLGRGEDASFYRSLCGRIKKAFREAFFDGEACRYAEGSQTSYAMPLVLGLAAEEHEPALLAGLIEVIRRQGLRTTAGDVGHRYVLLALMQSGHSDLVYGMARQSESPGYAYQLLHGATTLTEAWDGPTVGKSQNHFMLGHIEEWFYAGLAGIRYRFDPATEGFALDLRPAFPEGLSYVRASHRLPCGTVRVGWEKSGSGQLTLEADVPVNCTAELRLPASSADAVTESGSPLREAQGIRCTAWEDGCAVLRLGSGSYRFHSTL, encoded by the coding sequence GTGCGTATCGACCGCATGTACGTGGAGTCGTCGGAGGAACCGCTCGGGATCGATGTTCCCTCTCCCGCTTTCCGGTGGAGCTTCGCTGGAGATGCCGGACGCGGGCTGCTTCAGGCTGCCTGCCGGATCGTCGTTGCGCTAAGTGAACAGGAGGCCGGCAGCGGGACGGGCACAGTGTGGGACAGCGGGTTCAAGGACACCCGGAACTGCGCCCAATTGCCTTACGAAGGGCCCCCGCTGCTCTCCCGCACCCGGTACTACTGGCGGGTCGAAGTGCGAATGGCCGCCGGGGAGCCCCTGTGCAGCAGGGTCTCCTGGTTCGAGACCGGCCTGCTGCACGAGCAGGATTGGCTGGCCTCCTGGATGGAGGCGCCGGCCTCCGGGGAGCAGGCGGAAGATGGAGCAGCGCCGGGGGCGCTGCCCCTCTTCCGCACCGAATTCCGGCTGGCCCTCCCGGTGAAGTCCGCCCGGGTCTATGTCTGCGGCCTCGGCCACTATGAGCTTCGGCTTAACGGACGCAAGGTCGGCGACCGGGTGCTCGAGCCGGGCTGGACCAACTACCACCGGACCTGCCTCTACTCCGTCTATGATGTTACGCAGTACCTGCAGGAAGGGGCCAATGCCGCCGGCGTGCTTCTGGGGAACGGCTTCTACCATGTGGCCGGCGGCCGGTACACGAAGTACAAGGGCTCCTTCGGCACGCCGAAATGCCTGGTGCAGCTGGAAGCGGAGCTGAGCGACGGCTCCAGAGTGACCCTAGCCAGCGGGGAGGGCTGGCGGACCGCCCCGGGCCCCCTTACCTTCTCCTGCATCTACGGCGGAGAAGATTACGACGCCCGGCTCGAGCGGCCCGGCTGGGATAGGCCCGGATATGCCGAGGACGGCGGCTGGACCCCAGCCCTCCGGGCAGCGGCTCCGGCCGGGAAGCTCAAAGCGCAGGGCTCCCCGCCGCTTCTGGTTCGCCGCGTCTACCATCCGGCGGGGTATACGCACCCGCGCCCCGGCGTGTATGTCGCCGATCTCGGGCAGAACTTCGCCGGCTGGGTCCGGATCCGGGTGCGCGGGGCGGCCGGCACGCGGATCACGCTCTCCCCCGGCGAGCTGCTGAAGGAAGACGGCACCGTCAGCCAGAAGTGGACCGGCTCTCCTTACCGGTTCCACTACACGCTGCGCGGGGACGACGAGGAGATCTGGTCGCCGCGGTTCAGCTATTACGGCTTCCGTTATGTGCAGGTGGAAGGAGCCGTGCCCGCCGGAGTAGCAGAGTTCTATTCAACCCTGGGTGATGCCGGGCTGCTCGGACTGGAAGGCTGCATGATCGATCCTGACATGGAGAGAACGGGCAGCTTCGAATGCTCGGATGACCTGCTCAACCGGACGCATGAGATCATCAACATGGCCATCCTCAGCAATGCCAAGAGCATCTTCACCGACTGCCCGCACCGCGAGAAGCTCGGCTGGCTGGAGCAGGTGCATCTCATGGGGCCGTCCGCCGCTTACAACCATGACATCGAGAGGCTGCTCGTCAAAACGATGGAGGACATCCGGGACGCCCAGCTGCCCGGCGGCATGGTGCCGACTACGGCCCCCGAATATGTCGTTTTCCCTGAACCGTGGGAGGTGTTCCGCGATTCCGTCTCGTGGGGAGCCGCATATGTGCTGACCGGGTGGAATCTGCTGACGCTGTACGGCAGCCGCCGCCTGCTTGAGGAGCATTACGGGGGGATGAAAGCCTACGTCGATTATGTAACCGGAAGATCCAAGGGGTATCTGGTCGATTACGGTCTCGGCGACTGGTATGATGTGGGGCCGAACGGTCCCGGATTTACGCAGAACACGCCTGTGGCCCTTACCGAGACGGCCATGTATTACCACATGACCGAAGTGTTCGCAGGCATCGCCCAGCTGCTCGGTCGCGGGGAGGACGCTTCCTTCTACCGGAGCCTGTGCGGCCGAATCAAGAAGGCGTTCCGGGAGGCGTTCTTCGACGGGGAAGCATGCCGTTATGCGGAAGGCAGCCAGACCTCGTACGCCATGCCGCTGGTGCTGGGGCTTGCTGCAGAAGAGCACGAGCCCGCCCTGCTGGCCGGGCTGATCGAGGTGATCCGGCGGCAGGGACTCCGAACGACGGCGGGCGATGTGGGCCACCGGTACGTGCTGCTCGCCCTGATGCAGTCCGGTCATTCGGACCTCGTGTACGGGATGGCCCGGCAGTCGGAATCCCCCGGCTATGCCTATCAGCTGCTGCACGGGGCCACTACGCTCACCGAAGCCTGGGACGGGCCGACCGTCGGCAAGTCGCAGAACCATTTCATGCTGGGCCACATCGAAGAATGGTTCTATGCCGGTCTCGCCGGGATCCGGTACCGGTTCGACCCGGCGACCGAAGGGTTCGCTCTGGATCTGCGGCCCGCCTTCCCCGAAGGGCTGTCGTATGTCCGCGCTTCCCACCGGCTGCCCTGCGGCACCGTGCGCGTCGGCTGGGAGAAATCGGGGTCCGGACAGCTCACGCTTGAAGCGGATGTTCCTGTGAACTGCACGGCCGAGCTCCGCCTGCCGGCCTCTTCGGCAGACGCCGTTACGGAGAGCGGCAGCCCGCTTCGGGAAGCCCAAGGAATCCGATGCACGGCCTGGGAGGACGGCTGTGCGGTGCTGCGGCTGGGTTCCGGATCCTACCGGTTCCACAGCACTCTGTAA
- a CDS encoding IS3 family transposase, with amino-acid sequence MTSLCGLRTTKKVGAAKPRTARGERNLKKGNALLHERPGLIFSFIYKHRFQYRVEKMCSVLQVSRSGYYKWVKHKPSKREKHRMWLKKRIRHHFYRLKKRPGSPVITAILREEDGCAVSSKTVSRLMKEMGLKSITVGKYKATTNSNHNMPVHDNILNQQFKVEAPNKVWVTDITYVATGEGWLYLASVMDLYSRKIVGWATGARMTRELVIEALELAYKRQKPAPGLIHHSDRGSQYASSDYQERLADYFMTGSMSRKGNCYDNACIESFHSTLKKELVYQTKFKTRKQATDELYNYIEFYYNRTRRHSTLGYKTPHRFEQMYHEQRAA; translated from the coding sequence ATCACAAGTCTTTGTGGATTACGAACGACTAAAAAAGTTGGAGCAGCAAAACCGCGAACTGCAAGAGGAGAACGAAATCTTAAAAAAGGCAATGCACTTCTTCACGAAAGACCGGGACTGATTTTTTCGTTTATTTATAAACACCGCTTCCAGTACCGTGTCGAGAAGATGTGCTCCGTTTTACAAGTATCCAGAAGCGGCTATTACAAGTGGGTAAAACACAAGCCTAGTAAACGGGAAAAGCACCGGATGTGGCTGAAAAAACGCATCCGGCATCACTTTTACCGTTTGAAGAAGCGCCCGGGCAGCCCCGTGATTACTGCGATTCTGCGAGAGGAAGACGGTTGTGCTGTCTCCTCAAAAACGGTCAGTCGCCTTATGAAAGAGATGGGTCTTAAGTCGATTACGGTTGGAAAATACAAAGCAACGACCAATTCCAACCACAACATGCCTGTTCATGACAATATCCTAAATCAGCAGTTTAAAGTGGAGGCACCCAACAAGGTCTGGGTAACAGATATTACTTATGTCGCCACTGGCGAAGGCTGGCTATACTTAGCCAGTGTGATGGACTTATATTCACGTAAAATCGTGGGCTGGGCTACAGGCGCGCGGATGACTAGGGAGCTCGTGATCGAAGCCCTGGAGCTTGCTTACAAGCGTCAGAAACCGGCCCCTGGCTTGATCCACCACTCCGACCGCGGATCTCAGTATGCAAGCAGTGATTACCAAGAACGGCTGGCAGACTACTTCATGACCGGCAGCATGAGTCGAAAAGGGAACTGCTATGACAATGCGTGTATCGAGTCTTTTCACAGTACATTGAAAAAAGAGCTTGTGTACCAAACCAAGTTTAAAACTCGTAAACAAGCAACCGATGAACTCTATAATTACATCGAGTTTTACTACAACCGAACACGGCGCCACTCCACTTTGGGTTATAAAACGCCTCATCGCTTTGAACAGATGTACCATGAACAAAGAGCAGCTTAG